The following DNA comes from Lepeophtheirus salmonis chromosome 11, UVic_Lsal_1.4, whole genome shotgun sequence.
TAATTAAAAGATTCTTGTAGCTGGAACGAGACTTGTTTAAGCAATCTGTTACAGTGGACGTATCTTGTTTGGAGAAGTAATGTAATAGGGGGTGCCATTGTTTACCGATGACATAGACGTTGTCCCATCCATATTTTCCCAAATATAAAAAGCATGTGGCAATATCATGAATTTGTATCAGCGTCCGTTTAAGATGTAGGTTTTCTATTGTGGAGAGACCAAGGAACTTGCTAATGCATTGCACACTTCTGCTACTGATCGTAGATAAACTGCTAGTGAAGAGTATATGACAGTTTTCGAAGTTGTACCTTCTGTAGTCGGCGAGGACGAATTCGGATGCTCTGAATTTTGCTGGTCCTTTGAGTGTTGGTCCATGTTGGCCTTTTTTGAAGGTTGGACTCCAGTCATTGATTTGGAAGTACCAACTAAAGATTTCTTTTGCTGGGCCACTTTCAAGAAAAGATTTAATCTCTTTTTCGGTGTTGGTCTGTTGGGTGTTTGATGGTCCGGGTTGGGGGGAAGTATCTCTCTGTGTGGACTATATTCCAATGTTTTATCTCTTGGTACGTAGGATTGTTTAGATTGCTTACTGTTTCGTCGGTCAAGACTGTAGACAGAGTGTCCAGATCCTGTCGATTCCCCAGGATCACTGTTTTATATAACCAAGTATGTTCTTCGTCATCTATGTTATTGATTATACTATCGATGGTGTAAAGATATGGTTATATGGATTTGATTAAGTCTATAGCTGCATTTCTTATGTTAGGTCTATCTGTATTTGTAGTTTTTCTTATTTGTCATTTACTTTGTAAAATGTTTAAGCAATCTGTTACAGTGGACGTATCTTGTTTGGAGAAGTAATGTAATAGGGGTTGCCATTGTTTACCGATGACATAGACGTTGTCCCATCCATATTATCCCAAATATAAAAAGCATGTGGCAATATCATGAATTTGTGTCAGCGTCCGTTTAAGATGTAGGTTTTCTATTGTGGAGAGACCAAGGAATTTGCTAATGCATTGCACACATCTGTTACTGCCCGTATATATACTGCTAGTGTAGTGTCCTTCTCtagcaatcgtggaaaaggctactacaaagtttacttatattttttagcttggaTTTATATAAGATCAATATCTAATAAGCATTCCTTCTTAGGATACAATTTAGTGGGAGTCAAATGAGAACACCGCTCTGATCAATGGGATAACTGTTAGGCCTACCTTAAGTTGTTGTTTGGAGTTTAGGTTGATAATAAGAATTACGTAGTACGTCTTACACTgcacttatttattacttattgcTTTGAAATTAATCTGGCGATTGCACTCccacatacataataatatatatttatagacggTTTTGGGTCTAATGCTAGTTGTTCTAGTTCTTTCCAACTTTCCTCATCACATGCTGGGAGCATGTGATGATTGGCCTTGATGATTACTCATCCTATACGTGTCATATCTAGTTATACAACTCAGCAATAAACCAGCTTCCCACATCATTTATCatcaaacataatataaataatagtgcATGATAGAATAAATCTAATGCACACATTTATACAATAACAACTATCATTGACATTATTATCCATATTACCTCCCGTTGGTGCTACTACAGATGCTTGCTCCTTAAGGAAAAGACGACCTTGTCTTTCTTTCCCAACATACGTCCCTTCAGGATTTAACTCACTCCTGTACAGCTCTCGTAGCTCGTACCTTACAGAGCAACGTCTCAAATAATcctgaaaatataatgattagtAAAGTTTCAATACCCACTATACCGTATATCCAAAAACGATTTTCTTCAATCCTGGCAGTTCTTGCCATTATTCTCAACTTGTCTATAGATATAGCTTTCTGAGGTTCTTTCAATAATTCCAGCTTGTCCTTGAGGCTTGATTGTCCATTACCATAATCCCAGCTTCCATGGAGGTTTAAATCCTCAATAACATCTTCCACCTCATCCAGAATCATCATTTCCATGCCCCTCATCTTGATCTTACTTGTCACTGGTCTTTCACCAATCCTAACATTGCAGTCATTCTGCAATGTGATCATCCATTGTCCGGACCCAAGTGCTTCTCGACGTTTTATTGTCCTACCTGAACCACTTGTACATGATGCTTTGATCCTTTGTGTCTTCTGCACATCCACGAATATTTTTCCATCGTTGATTTGCGACACAAACACGTCATCCGATTTATGTAACATTATGTCACATAATCCCTTAGCCAATTTAAAGTTAC
Coding sequences within:
- the LOC139906539 gene encoding uncharacterized protein, with protein sequence MMLHNQLQEVERVETMIMVLTTISEQINKWITGIQAGMTGRLTPDLLSINDVGKILDMIKERNHDGSISTVESESIGNFYSLPVQLERTAKGLDVVVPLPLYYTDNLYKLYKYRELPMTIEEGVRMSYRSPIGKYLVIDNIKGIYKEIETDELVDCIHIEDIRLCPHLRLFRIGQIFCLPALIHGNFKLAKGLCDIMLHKSDDVFVSQINDGKIFVDVQKTQRIKASCTSGSGRTIKRREALGSGQWMITLQNDCNVRIGERPVTSKIKMRGMEMMILDEVEDVIEDLNLHGSWDYGNGQSSLKDKLELLKEPQKAISIDKLRIMARTARIEENRFWIYGIVGIETLLIIIFSGLFETLLCKVRATRAVQE